The following proteins are encoded in a genomic region of Microcoleus sp. FACHB-68:
- a CDS encoding TIGR04283 family arsenosugar biosynthesis glycosyltransferase produces MNSTENSREHQIIFTRYPEPGKTKTRLIPALGSEKAAELHRHLAEHTLNQVKQLANNRSITTEIRFTGTTEAQMQAWLGAEITCRLQGEGDLGERMARAFQEAFTTGSQRVVIIGTDCPSIDPPLLANAFEELHRHDLVLGPAEDGGYYLIGLSRFIPDLFAGITWGTSSVLQQTLTIANQLQLSYSLLPQRADIDRPEDLALLDERFANFKHVTPKISIIVPVLNETGTLEKTLRTAQLSTQVEIIVADGGSEDGTDDLARSMGVKVIYPPAGRAAQMNAGAAIATGDILLFLHGDTQLPPGFDKVITETLSNSDTIAGAFELRIDGEHRGLRFIETGVNWRSRWFGMPYGDQAIFMPAQVFKRVGGFPEMAIMEDFEMMRRLRRLGKINIVAMPVLTSGRRWQKLGVVKTTLINQLVIISYFLGVAPTRLARWYRRQQKS; encoded by the coding sequence GTGAACTCAACAGAAAACAGTCGCGAACACCAAATCATCTTTACCCGGTATCCAGAACCCGGAAAAACCAAAACCCGACTCATCCCCGCCCTCGGATCAGAAAAAGCAGCCGAACTACACCGGCACCTCGCCGAACACACCCTAAACCAAGTCAAACAACTCGCAAATAACCGCTCGATCACCACAGAAATCCGATTTACCGGCACCACAGAAGCGCAAATGCAAGCTTGGTTAGGCGCAGAAATTACCTGCCGACTTCAAGGAGAAGGCGATCTCGGTGAACGCATGGCAAGGGCATTTCAAGAAGCATTCACCACCGGCAGCCAGCGAGTCGTGATCATTGGCACAGATTGCCCCAGCATCGATCCCCCCCTGCTTGCCAATGCCTTTGAGGAACTACACCGGCACGACTTAGTTCTTGGCCCTGCAGAAGACGGAGGCTATTATTTAATCGGATTAAGCCGATTTATCCCAGATTTGTTCGCCGGTATCACCTGGGGCACCAGCAGCGTTTTGCAACAAACCTTGACAATTGCCAATCAATTGCAGTTATCCTACAGCCTTTTGCCGCAGCGAGCCGATATAGATCGACCAGAAGATTTAGCGCTTTTAGACGAACGATTTGCAAATTTCAAGCACGTAACACCCAAAATTTCCATCATCGTGCCGGTATTAAATGAGACCGGCACCCTTGAGAAAACCCTGAGAACCGCTCAATTATCCACCCAAGTAGAAATTATTGTCGCCGACGGCGGCAGTGAGGATGGCACAGACGATTTGGCCAGATCGATGGGTGTAAAAGTAATTTACCCCCCAGCCGGTCGTGCGGCTCAAATGAATGCCGGTGCAGCCATCGCCACCGGCGACATTTTGCTATTTCTCCACGGCGACACCCAACTGCCCCCAGGGTTTGACAAAGTAATTACAGAAACACTCTCCAACTCAGACACCATCGCCGGTGCCTTTGAATTGCGAATTGACGGCGAACACAGGGGGCTGCGCTTCATTGAAACCGGCGTGAATTGGCGTTCACGGTGGTTTGGGATGCCCTACGGCGATCAGGCGATTTTTATGCCGGCACAGGTGTTTAAGCGCGTCGGCGGCTTTCCAGAAATGGCGATTATGGAAGATTTTGAAATGATGCGCCGGCTGCGACGGCTGGGAAAGATTAACATTGTAGCGATGCCGGTGCTGACATCGGGACGCCGGTGGCAGAAACTTGGGGTAGTGAAAACCACATTGATTAACCAACTGGTGATTATTAGCTATTTCCTAGGCGTAGCACCCACTCGCCTAGCACGCTGGTATCGCCGGCAGCAAAAAAGTTGA
- a CDS encoding glycoside hydrolase family 2 TIM barrel-domain containing protein, with amino-acid sequence MKLATIASIIYPLLLMTSTGPVNEPNHRQAAKTFEIQQRFFPAVRELFTQMLQENQIISNLAGPRSRVSLNNSWKFLREDVKGAELPRYNDAGWSVVNLPHTWNAEDAFDEVPGYYRGAGWYRKTLEIDSNLKGKNLFLYFEAVNQVADVFVNGKLACHHEGGYSAFACEVTDLVNFGGEAGGNTIAIKADNSFNENIAPLSADFTFYGGIYRDVWLIATEPLHINVLDFASPGIYIDTPTVSEERATVRIRGTVVNSTAENKQVRVKNTITDARGKTVASLESSVNVPTNGKTTFEQLSESINNPQLWSTDNPYLYTVATNIYDGDSVVDIVENPLGFRWFSFDAEKGFFINGKPLKLQGTNRHQDYKGMGSAVSNEIHRSDLQMIKDMGANFLRLAHYPQDPVVLQTADQLGLIIWEEIPLVNYITPSQAFTETSKVMLTEMIRQHYNHPSVLMWGYMNEIFLKGPEKTPEYQQKTLELAQILEKLLRQEDPTRTSVMAMHRIPLYNEAGIADVPQVVGWNIYAGWYSGVFTDFGKFLDNQHEKFPSRPIIVSEYGADSDSRLHSLNPQRRDFTAEYQRRLHESYLQQIEARAFVAGSSLWNQFDFGVEDRGGSIPHLNQKGIQTFDRQPKDIYFFYQAKFSKNPVIYIATREWLQRSGSAQAAGKINIEESQNSQLPAKSSLSTVQPVEVYSNYPKVELFVNNQSLGMKEIDSSRQATWDVPFQNGINVIKACGFQNNSFSKEETCDRVEINFNEQPLNLADPLLPFKELAVNAGSDAQFIDDNGIIWEPDQEYQPGSWGYIAGEKTPPAEVENIRGTTADPLYQMMRTGTHRYRFDVPDGEYEIELLFAERLLKEANQRVFNVKINNQILLDNLDLFKQYGMFQAVNQTFKLKAVEGKGIEIQLIAGIGEPVMSGIRVRRLP; translated from the coding sequence ATGAAACTAGCGACGATTGCCTCTATTATTTATCCATTGCTTCTAATGACAAGCACAGGGCCGGTAAATGAACCGAATCACCGGCAAGCAGCAAAAACATTTGAGATTCAGCAGCGTTTTTTCCCAGCAGTACGGGAGCTATTTACCCAAATGTTACAGGAAAATCAAATAATTAGTAATCTTGCCGGCCCACGTAGTCGTGTCAGTCTTAATAATAGCTGGAAATTTTTGCGGGAGGATGTTAAAGGGGCGGAACTTCCTCGTTATAATGACGCTGGTTGGTCAGTTGTGAATTTGCCTCATACTTGGAATGCTGAAGATGCGTTTGATGAGGTTCCCGGTTACTATCGGGGTGCCGGCTGGTATCGCAAAACTTTGGAAATTGACAGTAATTTAAAAGGAAAAAATCTTTTTCTTTATTTTGAGGCAGTTAATCAAGTTGCTGATGTCTTTGTGAATGGAAAACTGGCTTGCCATCATGAAGGCGGTTATTCAGCCTTTGCTTGTGAAGTAACAGATTTGGTAAACTTTGGCGGGGAAGCCGGTGGTAATACCATTGCGATTAAAGCAGATAACAGTTTTAACGAGAATATTGCCCCACTTTCAGCAGATTTTACATTTTACGGCGGCATCTACCGGGATGTGTGGCTGATCGCAACTGAGCCTTTACATATCAATGTTTTGGACTTTGCCTCGCCGGGAATTTATATAGATACGCCTACGGTTTCTGAGGAACGCGCAACGGTACGAATTCGAGGAACGGTTGTTAATAGCACAGCCGAAAACAAACAGGTGCGAGTTAAAAATACGATAACAGATGCCAGGGGGAAAACGGTTGCTTCTTTGGAGTCTTCTGTTAACGTGCCGACAAACGGAAAAACTACGTTTGAACAGCTTAGTGAATCTATTAATAATCCGCAACTTTGGTCAACGGATAACCCCTATCTTTACACAGTCGCTACGAATATCTATGACGGTGATAGCGTGGTAGACATCGTTGAAAACCCCCTCGGCTTTCGCTGGTTTTCTTTTGATGCAGAAAAGGGATTTTTTATCAACGGTAAACCTTTGAAACTGCAAGGAACGAACCGGCATCAAGATTACAAAGGCATGGGAAGCGCTGTCAGCAATGAAATTCACCGCAGCGATCTCCAGATGATCAAGGATATGGGGGCAAATTTCCTACGGTTAGCTCATTATCCTCAAGATCCGGTAGTCTTGCAAACTGCAGATCAGCTTGGTTTAATTATATGGGAAGAAATTCCCTTAGTTAACTATATTACTCCGTCTCAAGCATTCACCGAAACAAGCAAAGTGATGCTAACTGAAATGATTCGTCAGCATTATAATCATCCCTCGGTGCTGATGTGGGGTTATATGAATGAAATTTTCCTAAAAGGGCCAGAAAAGACACCAGAATACCAGCAAAAAACCTTAGAATTAGCTCAAATTTTAGAAAAATTGCTACGTCAAGAAGATCCAACAAGAACGAGTGTAATGGCAATGCACCGCATCCCACTTTACAATGAAGCTGGTATCGCAGATGTCCCCCAAGTGGTTGGTTGGAATATCTATGCCGGCTGGTATAGTGGCGTATTTACAGATTTTGGAAAATTTCTAGATAACCAACACGAAAAGTTTCCTAGCCGGCCTATAATTGTCAGTGAGTACGGCGCTGACAGTGACTCAAGGTTGCATTCCTTAAATCCTCAGCGAAGAGATTTTACTGCGGAATATCAACGCAGGCTCCACGAAAGTTATTTACAGCAAATAGAAGCGCGAGCTTTTGTTGCCGGCAGTTCTTTATGGAATCAATTTGATTTCGGTGTTGAAGATCGCGGCGGTTCTATCCCTCATCTTAACCAAAAAGGTATCCAAACCTTTGACCGGCAACCCAAAGATATCTACTTTTTTTATCAAGCCAAATTCTCTAAAAACCCAGTTATTTATATCGCAACGCGCGAATGGTTGCAACGTTCAGGAAGCGCACAAGCAGCCGGTAAAATAAATATAGAAGAATCCCAAAATTCTCAACTGCCGGCAAAAAGTTCACTTTCCACAGTCCAGCCGGTGGAAGTTTACTCAAACTACCCAAAAGTCGAACTGTTTGTCAATAATCAATCTTTAGGAATGAAGGAAATCGACAGTAGCCGGCAGGCAACTTGGGATGTACCTTTTCAAAATGGCATCAATGTTATTAAAGCCTGTGGATTTCAAAATAATTCTTTTTCTAAAGAAGAAACTTGCGACCGCGTTGAGATAAACTTTAATGAGCAACCTTTAAATCTTGCCGATCCATTGCTTCCATTTAAAGAACTAGCCGTGAATGCCGGCTCTGATGCTCAATTTATCGATGATAATGGCATAATTTGGGAGCCAGATCAAGAATATCAACCAGGAAGCTGGGGATATATAGCCGGTGAAAAAACACCGCCAGCAGAAGTTGAAAACATTCGAGGCACAACCGCAGATCCGCTTTATCAAATGATGCGAACCGGCACGCATCGTTATCGATTTGATGT